One Cucumis sativus cultivar 9930 chromosome 1, Cucumber_9930_V3, whole genome shotgun sequence DNA segment encodes these proteins:
- the LOC101202941 gene encoding uncharacterized protein LOC101202941: MIVAAGQRSNGGIGSGELCDFVRQMVAGRWFSLFASFLVMAGAGGVYLFAYYSRDIKTTLQCDQTTLNKIGFYKDLGSNVGVFAGLLAEVVPTWLLLLIGAAFNFMGYFKIWQAVTGKIVRPTVAFFCFYIMIGANSQNFANTGVLVTCVKNFPERRGVMLGLLKGFVGLSGAIMTQFYIAIYGHDTKSLVLLLAWFPSLISLLFVYTIREIKSVKHPNEFRVFIQFLCVTVLLTILLTVIIFIQKRIHFDQSAHIAIVAAILALLFVPLLIAIREEVVLWNLNKRTRISNPFTRIKIETSQTNSPVDSPSTSQHPHPHPPQTQPTSCFSKIFNKPERGEDYTVLQAIFSIDMLIICFTMMIGVGASLTAIDNLGQIGEAQAYSSETINLLVSLMSIFNFAGRIFSGFVSEILLEKFQFPRPLMLTLILLISCLGHLLVAFPFDDSLYVASIIIGFSMGSQVPLHFAMISEIFGLKHYSTLFNFGQLSCPIGSYILNVLVTGKLYDEVARIGSNPNMLHCVGTHCYERSFLILAGLTFMVAMVSLILVKRTREFYRGDIYKKFREDMETLKTEVEFYRVDEKKTRIGNLLVDKHSIHFKK, translated from the exons atgattgtagCAGCAGGGCAGAGGTCCAATGGCGGAATTGGGAGCGGAGAATTGTGCGATTTTGTCCGGCAAATGGTGGCCGGACGGTGGTTTTCGCTTTTCGCTTCGTTCCTTGTAATGGCCGGTGCGGGTGGAGTTTATTTGTTTGCTTATTACTCTAGAGACATCAAAACGACGCTCCAATGTGATCAAACGACATTGAACAAAATTGGGTTTTATAAAGACTTGGGATCCAATGTCGGCGTTTTCGCCGGACTTTTGGCCGAGGTGGTGCCAACTtggcttcttcttctcatcGGCGCCGCCTTCAATTTTATGGGTTACTTTAAGATTTGGCAAGCGGTTACCGGCAAAATTGTCCGCCCCACCGTCGCCTTCTTTTGCTTTTACATTATGATTGGAGCtaattctcaaaattttgctaaCACAG GAGTGCTAGTGACGTGCGTGAAGAACTTTCCAGAGAGAAGAGGAGTAATGCTGGGGCTTCTAAAGGGCTTCGTGGGTCTAAGTGGAGCCATAATGACCCAATTTTACATCGCCATTTACGGCCATGATACAAAATCTCTTGTTCTTCTACTCGCTTGGTTCCCTTCTTTAATCTCATTGCTCTTCGTCTACACAATCCGAGAAATCAAATCCGTAAAACACCCAAATGAATTCAGAGTTTTCATTCAATTCCTTTGTGTCACCGTCCTCTTAACTATCTTACTCACCGTCATAATCTTCATTCAAAAACGTATCCATTTCGATCAATCCGCTCACATCGCCATTGTCGCTGCAATCCTTGCTCTCCTCTTTGTTCCATTGTTAATCGCCATTAGAGAAGAAGTCGTGCTCTGGAATCTCAACAAACGGACCCGAATTTCAAACCCTTTTACCAGAATCAAAATCGAAACCTCACAAACAAACTCCCCAGTTGATTCTCCCTCAACCTCACAACATCCGCATCCACATCCACCTCAAACCCAACCCACATCATGtttctccaaaattttcaacaagcCCGAACGAGGCGAGGATTACACTGTTCTTCAAGCCATTTTCAGTATCGATATGCTTATTATATGCTTCACTATGATGATCGGCGTCGGTGCGAGTTTAACCGCCATTGATAATCTAGGTCAAATCGGTGAAGCACAAGCCTACTCGTCTGAAACAATCAACTTACTCGTTTCATTAATGAGTATTTTCAATTTCGCTGGTAGAATCTTTTCTGGGTTTGTCTCCGAAATCTTGCTTGAGAAATTCCAATTCCCTCGTCCATTGATGCTCACATTGATCCTCCTGATTTCCTGTCTTGGACATCTTTTAGTAGCTTTCCCATTTGATGATTCACTTTACGTTGCATCAATCATAATAGGATTCTCAATGGGTTCACAAGTCCCATTACATTTCGCTATGATTTCAGAGATTTTTGGTCTTAAACATTACTCaacattgtttaattttgggCAACTCTCTTGTCCAATTGGGTCTTATATTCTGAATGTTTTGGTGACTGGGAAGTTGTACGATGAAGTAGCACGTATTGGGAGTAATCCAAACATGCTACATTGTGTAGGGACCCATTGTTATGAACGATCGTTCTTGATTTTGGCTGGATTAACGTTTATGGTAGCGATGGTATCATTGATTTTGGTGAAAAGGACCAGGGAATTTTATAGAGGGGATATATACAAGAAATTCAGGGAAGATATGGAAACTTTGAAGACAGAAGTGGAGTTTTATAGAGTGGACGAGAAGAAAACTAGGATTGGAAATTTACTTGTTGATAAACATTCTATTCATTTcaagaaatga
- the LOC101216339 gene encoding uncharacterized protein LOC101216339 isoform X2, with product MEMDAPLDFESEDPLLSSPVALKKRKKIIGLDDLLTDHYKDKCKLVEKESKLAKKRKNYDSDDDDFGKEAVVSQVVDECQNKMNQLGGEEDTSIWGLNVFGEQKPPPALQTPELESCQFLQTFLNNEVNSLVNLTVEKGDVFLEGLLVNGWLSTLVSLTGHVEKSLAIWTFNLMLYSSREGLRTSACDFWKDIMLTTNEHLQVDWFPSYAQLGEALDTYGYRFECSLNPGLIHTGSGRGGPPQNIRAWIKFITICCQTKVKKNIFTSSEVGRLAEAIICLFLDRQFQGITVLLCECLQSLIHYFTDEDWKACCEKIAKSLVCRIPMDLNCLRAVECISGVDPRSKYLRSTVAYQILLICFKNEATNEEEVLRVLTSITVKDKSCDLFKLYIYLVLTENWLVGSRMCEGKPLTREMWGLFLRNCSCQIASTDLRSYASKVRNKASYILQSSFDE from the exons ATGGAAATGGATGCTCCTCTGGACTTCGAGTCGGAAGACCCACTTCTCAGTTCCCCAGTCGCTCTCAAGAAAAG GAAAAAGATTATAGGGTTAGATGATCTTCTGACTGATCACTACAAGGATAAGTGTAAATTGGTTGAGAAAGAATCTAAACTggcaaagaagagaaagaactATGATTCggatgatgatgattttgGCAAAGAGGCTGTGGTGTCCCAAGTTGTTGATGAATGCCAAAATAAG ATGAATCAATTGGGAGGTGAGGAAGATACATCTATATGGGGGTTAAACGTCTTTGGAGAGCAG AAACCCCCACCAGCTTTGCAAACTCCTGAACTCGAAAGTTGCCAATTTTTGCAAACGTTCCTAAATAATGAAGTTAATTCTTTGGTTAATCTCACTGTGGAGAAAG GTGATGTATTCCTTGAAGGTTTATTGGTAAATGGTTGGCTGTCAACACTCGTTTCTTTGACAGGTCATGTGGAGAAATCACTTGCCATATGGACTTTCAATTTAA TGTTATATTCATCAAGAGAGGGTCTAAGAACATCAGCTTGTGATTTCTGGAAGGATATCATGTTAACAACAAATGAG CATCTTCAGGTCGATTGGTTTCCAAGCTATGCTCAGTTAGGAGAAGCTCTTGACACTTATGGATATAGATTTGAATGCTCATTAAACCCTGGGTTGATCCACACTG GTTCTGGACGTGGTGGGCCACCTCAGAATATAAGGGCTTGGATCAAGTTTATTACTATTTGTTGTCAAACAAA ggttaaaaagaatatatttacATCTTCTGAAGTTGGGCGGCTAGCTGAAGccattatttgtttatttctgGACCGCCAGTTTCAAGGCATAACCGTGCTCTTATGTGAATGCCTGCAATCGCTTATCCATTACTTCACAGATGAAGATTGGAAAGCATGTTGtgagaaaatagcaaaatctcTAGTCTGCAG AATTCCTATGGATCTAAACTGTTTACGAGCTGTGGAATGCATTTCTGGAGTTGATCCCCGTAGTAAATATCTGAGGAGTACAGTTGCCTATCAAATTCTTCTTATCTGCTTTAAAAACGAG GCTACTAATGAAGAAGAGGTTTTGAGAGTACTTACTTCCATCACCGTGAAAGATAAAAGTTGTGACCTATTTAAGCTGTACATTTACTTGGTGTTGACGGAGAACTGGCTTGTCGGTAGTCGAATGTGTGAAGGCAAGCCACTAACTCGTGAAATGTGGGGTCTGTTTCTCAGAAACTGCTCCTGCCAAATCGCCAGTACTGATTTGAGGTCGTATGCATCAAAG GTTCGTAACAAAGCTTCATATATCTTGCAAAGCTCTTTCGACGAATAG
- the LOC101216339 gene encoding uncharacterized protein LOC101216339 isoform X1: protein MEMDAPLDFESEDPLLSSPVALKKRKKIIGLDDLLTDHYKDKCKLVEKESKLAKKRKNYDSDDDDFGKEAVVSQVVDECQNKMNQLGGEEDTSIWGLNVFGEQKPPPALQTPELESCQFLQTFLNNEVNSLVNLTVEKGDVFLEGLLVNGWLSTLVSLTGHVEKSLAIWTFNLMLYSSREGLRTSACDFWKDIMLTTNEVEQQHLQVDWFPSYAQLGEALDTYGYRFECSLNPGLIHTGSGRGGPPQNIRAWIKFITICCQTKVKKNIFTSSEVGRLAEAIICLFLDRQFQGITVLLCECLQSLIHYFTDEDWKACCEKIAKSLVCRIPMDLNCLRAVECISGVDPRSKYLRSTVAYQILLICFKNEATNEEEVLRVLTSITVKDKSCDLFKLYIYLVLTENWLVGSRMCEGKPLTREMWGLFLRNCSCQIASTDLRSYASKVRNKASYILQSSFDE, encoded by the exons ATGGAAATGGATGCTCCTCTGGACTTCGAGTCGGAAGACCCACTTCTCAGTTCCCCAGTCGCTCTCAAGAAAAG GAAAAAGATTATAGGGTTAGATGATCTTCTGACTGATCACTACAAGGATAAGTGTAAATTGGTTGAGAAAGAATCTAAACTggcaaagaagagaaagaactATGATTCggatgatgatgattttgGCAAAGAGGCTGTGGTGTCCCAAGTTGTTGATGAATGCCAAAATAAG ATGAATCAATTGGGAGGTGAGGAAGATACATCTATATGGGGGTTAAACGTCTTTGGAGAGCAG AAACCCCCACCAGCTTTGCAAACTCCTGAACTCGAAAGTTGCCAATTTTTGCAAACGTTCCTAAATAATGAAGTTAATTCTTTGGTTAATCTCACTGTGGAGAAAG GTGATGTATTCCTTGAAGGTTTATTGGTAAATGGTTGGCTGTCAACACTCGTTTCTTTGACAGGTCATGTGGAGAAATCACTTGCCATATGGACTTTCAATTTAA TGTTATATTCATCAAGAGAGGGTCTAAGAACATCAGCTTGTGATTTCTGGAAGGATATCATGTTAACAACAAATGAG GTTGAGCAACAGCATCTTCAGGTCGATTGGTTTCCAAGCTATGCTCAGTTAGGAGAAGCTCTTGACACTTATGGATATAGATTTGAATGCTCATTAAACCCTGGGTTGATCCACACTG GTTCTGGACGTGGTGGGCCACCTCAGAATATAAGGGCTTGGATCAAGTTTATTACTATTTGTTGTCAAACAAA ggttaaaaagaatatatttacATCTTCTGAAGTTGGGCGGCTAGCTGAAGccattatttgtttatttctgGACCGCCAGTTTCAAGGCATAACCGTGCTCTTATGTGAATGCCTGCAATCGCTTATCCATTACTTCACAGATGAAGATTGGAAAGCATGTTGtgagaaaatagcaaaatctcTAGTCTGCAG AATTCCTATGGATCTAAACTGTTTACGAGCTGTGGAATGCATTTCTGGAGTTGATCCCCGTAGTAAATATCTGAGGAGTACAGTTGCCTATCAAATTCTTCTTATCTGCTTTAAAAACGAG GCTACTAATGAAGAAGAGGTTTTGAGAGTACTTACTTCCATCACCGTGAAAGATAAAAGTTGTGACCTATTTAAGCTGTACATTTACTTGGTGTTGACGGAGAACTGGCTTGTCGGTAGTCGAATGTGTGAAGGCAAGCCACTAACTCGTGAAATGTGGGGTCTGTTTCTCAGAAACTGCTCCTGCCAAATCGCCAGTACTGATTTGAGGTCGTATGCATCAAAG GTTCGTAACAAAGCTTCATATATCTTGCAAAGCTCTTTCGACGAATAG
- the LOC101203415 gene encoding protein SIEL, with product MAEPDLELISTINEIDDQSFLSLCFGPSVSTRTWLLNNAEKFQLRPSLLFTVFLGFTKDPYPYVRKAALDGLSSLGNNVFEDGSMIEGCYCRAIELLNDMEDCVRSAAIRVVITWGLMLAAHSPERKQQLFDEIFVNLCSMTRDMNMKVRVNAFDAIRRLEIVSEDLLLQSVSKRVLSIFKGKKSLVQCSTDQLELLALNVAGAFVHGIEDEFYQVRRSACDALFNLIILSTKFAGEALSLLMDMLNDDSVSVRLQALETLHHMAMSNCLKLQEAHMHMFLNALKDNDGHVRSALRKLLKLVKLPDLVTFQLSFNGLLESLESYPQDESDVLSVLFHMGQNHLNMVDCIIKDVSEQIDPKSEGKLEFDSVKVIAYIVLAISALASDNHTLRIPPRIFSYAATLLGRISHALGDIMDQSTIFAYLLHNSKHIGLSDLGFNSEGVSCSATCGSSVNDIPAIASLKIPAMIHEQQQKDDDAIESVKTILLKVQDIWPLIQSGVLHEALRTLRFCKEALGVFTYGTNKYNGALAFTLQYLKILKLVAKVWSLMSSKRSYPRRTGEWGFLLGKLERGLKELRSRFTGLTKEEEQHILELMLVTCILRLSNGEVCCHLTALRKLSTIASNIQHLLKEECKEPSTFVCEVQRSLSNLGTITPKSLCSSLDLREMLKSFTLGHLEISEELKHIKAELVISDNNYEKPLYFVPGLPVGIPCQIILHNVPSERKLWFRITMDNVTSQFVFLDFLSLGGCDEVREFMYTVPFYRTPKASSFIARICIGLECWFENAEVNERRGGPKCDLAYICKEKEVYLSMIHKG from the exons ATGGCAGAGCCGGACCTAGAACTCATTTCTACCATTAACGAAATCGACGATCAGTCATTCCTCTCGCTTTGCTTTGGTCCTTCAGTGTCCACCAGGACTTGGCTTCTCAATAATGCCGAGAAGTTCCAATTAAGGCCATCGTTGCTATTCACTGTTTTCCTAGGGTTTACGAAGGATCCGTATCCATATGTTAGGAAAGCTGCTCTTGATGGCCTATCGAGTTTGGGGAACAATGTTTTTGAGGATGGCAGCATGATTGAAGGTTGCTATTGCCGTGCCATTGAACTTCTAAATGACATGGAGGATTGTGTTAGGTCAGCTGCAATACGCGTA GTCATAACTTGGGGTCTAATGCTTGCGGCGCATAGTCCAGAGAGGAAGCAACagttgtttgatgaaatattCGTTAAt CTTTGTTCCATGACGAGAGATATGAACATGAAGGTCAGGGTTAATGCATTTGATGCAATAAGGAGGTTGGAAATTGTTTCCGAGGATCTTCTTTTACAAAGTGTGTCCAAGAGAGTCTTGAGTATCTTCAAGGGTAAAAAATCTCTTGTTCAATGCTCTACGGATCAATTAGAACTGTTGGCGTTGAATGTTGCTGGGGCTTTTGTGCATGGCATAGAAGATGAGTTCTATCAG GTGCGCAGGTCTGCATGCGATgctttgtttaatttgatcaTCCTATCAACTAAATTCGCTGGCGAGGCCTTAAGCTTATTGATGGATATGCTGAATGATGATTCAGTTTCTGTCCGCTTGCAAGCTTTGGAAACATTACATCATATGGCAATGTCCAATTGTTTGAAATTGCAAGAAGCTCATATGCACATG TTTCTTAATGCTTTAAAAGACAACGATGGTCACGTAAGATCTGCTTTAAGGAAACTTCTTAAATTAGTGAAGTTGCCAGATTTGGTGACATTTCAATTGTCTTTTAATGGTCTTCTCGAAAGTTTAGAATCATACCCACAG GATGAGTCTGATGTGCTCTCTGTGCTGTTTCATATGGGTCAGAATCATTTAAATATGGTTGACTGCATTATCAAGGATGTTTCTGAACAG ATAGACCCAAAATCTGAAGGGAAACTTGAATTCGATAGTGTGAAGGTGATTGCATACATTGTTCTAGCTATTTCAGCTCTTGCTTCGGACAATCATACTCTTAGGATTCCACCAAGAATATTTTCTTATGCAGCTACATTGCTTGGAAGGATCTCTCATGCTTTGGGCGACATTATGGATCAAAGCACCATTTTTGCTTACTTGCTGCACAACAGTAAACACATTGGATTATCTGATCTGGGGTTTAATTCAGAGGGAGTCTCATGCTCGGCTACATGTGGTAGTTCTGTCAACGACATACCTGCTATTGCCTCCCTTAAGATACCTGCAATGATCCATGAGCAGCAGCAGAAAGACGATGATGCCATAGAATCTGTCAAGACCATCCTCTTAAAGGTGCAAGATATTTGGCCACTCATACAATCAGGAGTTTTGCATGAAGCTTTAAGGACTTTGAG GTTCTGCAAGGAAGCTTTGGGAGTATTCACGTATGgaacaaacaaatacaatGGTGCTTTAGCTTTTACTTTGCAGTATCTCAAGATACTGAAACTAGTTGCAAAGGTATGGAGTTTGATGTCGTCAAAACGTAGTTATCCTCGTAGAACTGGAGAATGGGGGTTCCTATTAGGAAAACTAGAAAGGGGGCTGAAAGAGTTGAGAAGTAGATTCACTGGACTCactaaagaagaagaacaacatATCTTAGAACTGATGTTGGTCACTTGTATACTAAGATTGTCTAATGGAGAAGTTTGCTGTCATCTCACAGCTTTGAGAAAGTTGTCAACCATAGCTTCCAACATACAACATCTCCTTAAGGAAGAATGTAAAGAGCCATCAACTTTTGTATGTGAAGTTCAAAGATCATTGTCGAACTTGGGCACCATTACTCCTAAATCTCTTTGCAGCTCACTTGATTTGAGAGAAATGCTAAAATCTTTCACCCTTGGCCATCTAGAAATTTCAGAAGAACTTAAGCACATCAAAGCAGAACTAGTCATTTCTGATAACAACTATGAGAAACCTCTCTATTTTGTTCCAGGACTCCCTGTTGGTATTCCTTGCCAAATTATCCTACACAATGTTCCAAGTGAGAGGAAGTTGTGGTTTAGAATCACTATGGATAACGTGACAAGTCAGTTTGTCTTTTTGGATTTCCTTTCTTTAGGGGGTTGTGATGAGGTTAGAGAATTTATGTATACTGTTCCATTCTATAGAACGCCTaaagcttcttcttttatagCTAGGATTTGTATAGGACTTGAATGTTGGTTTGAGAATGCTGAAGTTAATGAACGTCGTGGAGGTCCAAAATGTGATCTAGCTTACATTTGTAAAGAGAAGGAAGTTTATCTCTCCATGATCCACAAAGGTTGA
- the LOC101203173 gene encoding uncharacterized protein LOC101203173, protein MAVSTTLPVGNNNGGTRSVEISSFATQVVLGRWFALFASFLVMTGAGGFYLFAYFSKDIKETLKCDQTTLNKIGFYKDLGSNIGIISGFMAEVAPPWSLLLLASAVNFIGYFKIWEGVVGRVVNPTVEYFCFYITVGGNSQILANTVVLVTCVKNFPERRGVILGLLKGFLGIGGAVLTQIHYAIYGHETKSIILLIAWFPSLITLLFAFTIREIRVVKHPNEFRVFFHFLFVSLILPFFLFILIILQGRVHFDQLAYTFVVVAIMGLLLTPLFIAIREELVQWNLTKITQLVKSQTITQKRLTSISPPTPKTTSFFENIFDKPERGEDYTFLQAVMSIDMFILYLTMIIGIGSSFTAMDNLAQIGESQRYSTESIDLIISMASIFNFLGRIFSGFASEILLEKFKFPRPLMLTFTLLVSCIGNILVAFPFHHSLYVASILIGFCLGSQIPLYFAMISEIFGLKHYSLLYNFGQLSCPVGSYILNVLVAGRFYDEEAKTINGNSIYLTCKGEFCYRNSFAILTGMSLVGAVISLILVKRTNEFYKGDIYRKFREDMDSLKSEVELYRIDTKSEIDSVNVCRQTTDTSSMRL, encoded by the exons ATGGCTGTGTCCACCACGTTACCGGTTGGCAATAATAATGGTGGAACCAGGAGTGTAGAGATCTCCAGTTTTGCTACACAAGTGGTACTCGGACGATGGTTTGCTCTTTTTGCTTCCTTCCTCGTAATGACTGGCGCCGGTGgcttttatttgtttgcttATTTCTCTAAAGACATCAAAGAAACGCTCAAATGTGACCAAACTACACTCAACAAGATCGGTTTTTACAAAGACCTTGGATCCAACATCGGCATTATCTCTGGCTTTATGGCCGAGGTCGCTCCGCCTTGGAGCCTTCTCCTTCTCGCCTCTGCCGTTAACTTCATCGGCTACTTCAAGATATGGGAAGGCGTCGTCGGAAGAGTCGTGAACCCGACCGTTGAGTACTTCTGCTTTTACATAACAGTTGGGGGAAACTCTCAAATCCTAGCCAATACAG TTGTGTTAGTGACTTGCGTGAAGAACTTCCCAGAAAGAAGAGGAGTAATCTTAGGACTTTTAAAAGGATTCTTGGGAATAGGTGGAGCTGTTCTAACCCAAATTCACTATGCAATTTATGGCCATGAAACCAAGTCTATCATTCTCTTAATCGCTTGGTTCCCTTCTTTAATTACTCTTCTTTTTGCTTTCACAATCAGAGAAATCAGGGTAGTAAAACATCCAAATGAATTTAGAGTCTTCTTTCACTTTCTCTTTGTTTCTCTCATTcttcccttctttctcttcatctTAATCATCCTTCAAGGAAGAGTTCATTTCGATCAGTTAGCCTACACCTTCGTCGTCGTCGCAATCATGGGTTTGCTCTTAACTCCCCTCTTTATTGCCATTAGAGAAGAACTTGTTCAATGGAATCTTACCAAGATCACTCAGTTAGTTAAATCTCAAACCATCACTCAGAAACGCCTCACTTCAATTTCCCCTCCTACACCAAAAACCACTTCCTTTTTCGAAAACATTTTTGATAAACCCGAACGAGGAGAAGATTACACTTTTCTTCAAGCCGTTATGAGTATTGATATgttcattttatatttgacaatGATCATTGGGATTGGTTCAAGCTTTACAGCCATGGATAACCTTGCCCAAATTGGTGAATCTCAACGCTACTCAACTGAATCCATTGATTTAATCATTTCGATGGCTAGTATTTTCAACTTCTTGGGTCGAATCTTTTCCGGGTTCGCTTCCGAAATCTTGTTAGAGAAGTTCAAATTCCCTAGACCACTGATGCTAACTTTCACTCTTTTGGTCTCTTGTATTGGAAATATCTTAGTAGCATTTCCTTTCCATCATTCACTCTACGTTGCATCAATCTTAATTGGGTTTTGCTTAGGTTCGCAAATCCCGTTATATTTCGCCATGATTTCGGAGATTTTCGGTCTCAAACATTACTCTTTGTTGTATAATTTTGGGCAACTGTCTTGTCCAGTTGGGAGTTATATATTGAATGTGTTAGTGGCTGGGAGATTCTATGATGAAGAAGCTAAAACGATCAATGGTAATTCAATTTATCTTACATGCAAAGGGGAATTCTGTTATAGAaattcttttgctattttgaCTGGGATGTCATTGGTGGGAGCTGTGATTTCATTGATTTTGGTGAAGAGAACAAATGAGTTTTATAAAGGAGACATATACAGGAAATTTAGAGAAGATATGGATTCATTGAAGTCTGAAGTCGAACTTTATAGAATTGATACTAAGAGTGAAATTGATAGTGTCAATGTTTGTAGACAAACTACTGATACCTCCTCCATGagattatga